In Thamnophis elegans isolate rThaEle1 chromosome 13, rThaEle1.pri, whole genome shotgun sequence, one DNA window encodes the following:
- the HK2 gene encoding hexokinase-2 isoform X2, whose translation MEGREEAKEQIIFDQVDKYLYHLRLSDDTLRDISERFRKEMEKGLGADTNPTASVKMLPTFVRSIPDGTEEGDFLALDLGGTNFRVLRVKVADNGSKKVEMENQIYDIPEELMRGSGMQLFDYIADCLANFMEQLQIKDRKLPLGFTFSFPCHQTKLDESILDTWTKGFKCSGVEGKDVVSLLRTAIKKRGDFEIDVVAVVNDTVGTMMTCGYDDQNCEVGLIIGTGSNACYMEEMRHIETVEGDEGRMCINMEWGAFGDDGSLKDIRTEFDQGIDMGSLNPGKQLFEKMISGLYMGELVRLILVKMAKEKLLFNGKVPDNLRKKGCFETRYVSAIEKEKEGISKARTILQQLGLEPSHEECVATQRVCEIVSTRSASLCGAALAAVLQRLKENRGVNWLRTTVGVDGTVYKKHPHFARRLHKVVRHLLSGHEIRFVRSEDGSGKGAAMVTAVAYRLAAQHKARQKILHPLRLSQQQLLEVKRRMQREMELGLAQKTHTEATVKMLPTYVCATPDGTEKGDFLALDLGGTNFRVLLVRIRNGMRRSVEMHNKIYTISEDVMQGTGEELFDHIVSCISDFLEYMGMKGASLPLGFTFSFPCQQKRLDEGILLQWTKGFSASGCEGEDVVGLLKEAILRRKECELDVAALVNDTVGTMMSCGYEDPFCEVGLIVGTGTNACYMEELRNVELVAGDQGRMCVNMEWGAFGDNGCLDYLWTEFDATVDENSLNPGKQRFEKMISGMYLGEIVRNILIDFTKKGLLFRGRISERLKTKGIFKTKFLSQIESDCLALLQVRHILQDLGLKSTCDDSIIVKEVCTVIARRAAQLCGAGVAAVVDKIRENRHLDSLKVTVGVDGTLYKLHPHFSKVMQETVKQLSPKCEVSFLQSEDGSGKGAALIAAVACRLREVGQH comes from the exons GTGGACAAGTACCTTTATCACCTGCGGCTTTCGGATGACACCCTCCGTGACATCTCAGAACGGTTCCggaaggaaatggagaagggCCTGGGGGCAGACACCAACCCTACGGCCTCTGTGAAAATGCTGCCAACTTTTGTGAGGTCCATTCCTGATGGAACAG AGGAAGGGGACTTCTTAGCATTGGATCTTGGTGGAACAAATTTCCGGGTGCTAAGAGTCAAAGTGGCAGATAACGGCAGCAAGAAAGTTGAGATGGAAAATCAGATCTATGATATTCCGGAAGAACTGATGAGAGGCAGTGGGATGCAG CTCTTTGACTACATTGCTGACTGTTTGGCTAACTTCATGGAGCAGCTGCAAATAAAGGACAGGAAGCTGCCCCTGGGCTTTACCTTCTCCTTTCCCTGCCACCAGACCAAACTGGACGAA AGCATCTTGGATACGTGGACCAAAGGATTCAAGTGCAGTGGTGTGGAAGGGAAGGACGTGGTTTCGCTTCTACGGACAGCTATAAAGAAGCGAGGG GACTTTGAAATTGACGTTGTAGCTGTGGTGAATGACACCGTTGGGACAATGATGACCTGTGGCTATGACGACCAGAACTGTGAAGTTGGACTTATTATTG GAACTGGGTCAAATGCTTGCTACATGGAGGAGATGCGCCACATAGAGACAGTGGAGGGCGACGAGGGCCGCATGTGCATCAACATGGAGTGGGGAGCTTTCGGAGATGATGGATCCCTCAAGGACATCCGGACAGAGTTTGACCAAGGGATTGACATGGGCTCCCTGAATCCTGGCAAGCAGCT GTTTGAGAAGATGATCAGCGGCCTCTACATGGGAGAGCTGGTCAGGCTCATCCTGGTGAAGATGGCCAAGGAGAAGCTGCTCTTCAACGGGAAGGTCCCCGACAATCTGAGGAAGAAAGGCTGCTTTGAGACCAGATACGTCTCTGCCATCGAAAA GGAGAAAGAAGGCATCTCAAAAGCCCGCACCATCCTGCAGCAGCTGGGCCTGGAGCCTTCCCACGAGGAGTGCGTGGCCACCCAGCGAGTCTGCGAGATTGTCTCCACCCGTTCAGCCAGCCTCTGCGGGGCTGCTCTGGCCGCCGTGCTCCAGCGCCTGAAGGAGAACAGGGGGGTCAACTGGCTGCGCACCACCGTCGGGGTCGATGGCACTGTCTACAAAAAGCACCCCCA TTTTGCCCGCCGCCTTCACAAAGTGGTACGTCACCTCCTGTCTGGCCATGAAATCCGATTCGTCCGGTCAGAAGATGGCAGTGGCAAGGGAGCCGCCATGGTGACGGCAGTGGCGTATCGGCTGGCTGCCCAGCATAAGGCCCGCCAGAAGATCCTCCACCCTCTCCGGCTCAGCCAGCAGCAGCTGCTGGAGGTGAAGAGGAGGATGCAGCGAGAGATGGAGCTGGGCCTTGCCCAGAAGACGCACACCGAGGCCACCGTGAAGATGCTGCCCACCTATGTGTGTGCCACTCCGGATGGGACGG AAAAAGGAGACTTCCTGGCCTTGGACCTGGGCGGCACCAACTTCCGGGTGCTTCTGGTGCGCATACGAAATGGGATGCGGCGCAGCGTGGAGATGCACAACAAGATCTACACAATTTCAGAAGATGTTATGCAGGGCACAGGAGAGGAA ctcttcgATCACATCGTCAGTTGCATTTCGGACTTCCTGGAGTACATGGGGATGAAGGGGGCTTCGCTTCCCTTGGGATTTaccttctccttcccttgtcAGCAAAAGAGACTGGATGAG gGCATTCTCCTGCAATGGACCAAGGGCTTCAGCGCTTCTGGCTGCGAAGGAGAAGACGTTGTGGGGCTACTGAAGGAAGCTATCCTCAGAAGAAAG GAGTGTGAACTAGATGTGGCAGCTTTGGTGAATGATACAGTGGGCACCATGATGAGTTGTGGGTATGAAGACCCTTTTTGTGAAGTGGGGCTCATTGTTG GAACTGGCACCAATGCCTGCTACATGGAGGAGCTGAGGAACGTGGAGCTGGTGGCTGGGGACCAAGGCAGGATGTGTGTCAATATGGAGTGGGGGGCCTTTGGGGACAACGGCTGTCTGGATTACCTCTGGACAGAGTTTGATGCCACCGTGGATGAGAACTCCCTCAACCCTGGGAAGCAACG ATTTGAGAAGATGATCAGTGGGATGTACCTGGGAGAAATTGTCCGCAATATCCTGATTGATTTCACCAAGAAAGGACTTCTCTTCCGTGGGAGAATCTCTGAACGGCTAAAAACCAAAGGGATCTTTAAGACCAAGTTCCTGTCTCAAATTGAGAG TGATTGCCTGGCGCTGCTTCAGGTCCGTCACATCCTCCAGGACCTTGGTCTGAAGAGCACCTGTGACGACAGCATCATTGTGAAGGAGGTGTGCACTGTGATCGCTCGACGTGCCGCTCAGCTCTGTGGGGCAGGAGTGGCCGCGGTGGTAGACAAGATCCGAGAGAACCGACATTTGGACTCCCTTAAGGTCACCGTTGGTGTGGATGGCACCCTCTACAAACTGCATCCACA CTTCTCCAAGGTGATGCAGGAAACCGTCAAGCAACTTTCGCCCAAGTGCGAGGTGTCCTTCCTCCAGTCTGAGGACGGCAGCGGGAAGGGGGCGGCCCTTATCGCTGCAGTGGCATGCCGGTTGCGGGAGGTTGGACAGCATTGA
- the HK2 gene encoding hexokinase-2 isoform X1: MIASHLLAYLFTELHHDQAQRVDKYLYHLRLSDDTLRDISERFRKEMEKGLGADTNPTASVKMLPTFVRSIPDGTEEGDFLALDLGGTNFRVLRVKVADNGSKKVEMENQIYDIPEELMRGSGMQLFDYIADCLANFMEQLQIKDRKLPLGFTFSFPCHQTKLDESILDTWTKGFKCSGVEGKDVVSLLRTAIKKRGDFEIDVVAVVNDTVGTMMTCGYDDQNCEVGLIIGTGSNACYMEEMRHIETVEGDEGRMCINMEWGAFGDDGSLKDIRTEFDQGIDMGSLNPGKQLFEKMISGLYMGELVRLILVKMAKEKLLFNGKVPDNLRKKGCFETRYVSAIEKEKEGISKARTILQQLGLEPSHEECVATQRVCEIVSTRSASLCGAALAAVLQRLKENRGVNWLRTTVGVDGTVYKKHPHFARRLHKVVRHLLSGHEIRFVRSEDGSGKGAAMVTAVAYRLAAQHKARQKILHPLRLSQQQLLEVKRRMQREMELGLAQKTHTEATVKMLPTYVCATPDGTEKGDFLALDLGGTNFRVLLVRIRNGMRRSVEMHNKIYTISEDVMQGTGEELFDHIVSCISDFLEYMGMKGASLPLGFTFSFPCQQKRLDEGILLQWTKGFSASGCEGEDVVGLLKEAILRRKECELDVAALVNDTVGTMMSCGYEDPFCEVGLIVGTGTNACYMEELRNVELVAGDQGRMCVNMEWGAFGDNGCLDYLWTEFDATVDENSLNPGKQRFEKMISGMYLGEIVRNILIDFTKKGLLFRGRISERLKTKGIFKTKFLSQIESDCLALLQVRHILQDLGLKSTCDDSIIVKEVCTVIARRAAQLCGAGVAAVVDKIRENRHLDSLKVTVGVDGTLYKLHPHFSKVMQETVKQLSPKCEVSFLQSEDGSGKGAALIAAVACRLREVGQH, encoded by the exons GTGGACAAGTACCTTTATCACCTGCGGCTTTCGGATGACACCCTCCGTGACATCTCAGAACGGTTCCggaaggaaatggagaagggCCTGGGGGCAGACACCAACCCTACGGCCTCTGTGAAAATGCTGCCAACTTTTGTGAGGTCCATTCCTGATGGAACAG AGGAAGGGGACTTCTTAGCATTGGATCTTGGTGGAACAAATTTCCGGGTGCTAAGAGTCAAAGTGGCAGATAACGGCAGCAAGAAAGTTGAGATGGAAAATCAGATCTATGATATTCCGGAAGAACTGATGAGAGGCAGTGGGATGCAG CTCTTTGACTACATTGCTGACTGTTTGGCTAACTTCATGGAGCAGCTGCAAATAAAGGACAGGAAGCTGCCCCTGGGCTTTACCTTCTCCTTTCCCTGCCACCAGACCAAACTGGACGAA AGCATCTTGGATACGTGGACCAAAGGATTCAAGTGCAGTGGTGTGGAAGGGAAGGACGTGGTTTCGCTTCTACGGACAGCTATAAAGAAGCGAGGG GACTTTGAAATTGACGTTGTAGCTGTGGTGAATGACACCGTTGGGACAATGATGACCTGTGGCTATGACGACCAGAACTGTGAAGTTGGACTTATTATTG GAACTGGGTCAAATGCTTGCTACATGGAGGAGATGCGCCACATAGAGACAGTGGAGGGCGACGAGGGCCGCATGTGCATCAACATGGAGTGGGGAGCTTTCGGAGATGATGGATCCCTCAAGGACATCCGGACAGAGTTTGACCAAGGGATTGACATGGGCTCCCTGAATCCTGGCAAGCAGCT GTTTGAGAAGATGATCAGCGGCCTCTACATGGGAGAGCTGGTCAGGCTCATCCTGGTGAAGATGGCCAAGGAGAAGCTGCTCTTCAACGGGAAGGTCCCCGACAATCTGAGGAAGAAAGGCTGCTTTGAGACCAGATACGTCTCTGCCATCGAAAA GGAGAAAGAAGGCATCTCAAAAGCCCGCACCATCCTGCAGCAGCTGGGCCTGGAGCCTTCCCACGAGGAGTGCGTGGCCACCCAGCGAGTCTGCGAGATTGTCTCCACCCGTTCAGCCAGCCTCTGCGGGGCTGCTCTGGCCGCCGTGCTCCAGCGCCTGAAGGAGAACAGGGGGGTCAACTGGCTGCGCACCACCGTCGGGGTCGATGGCACTGTCTACAAAAAGCACCCCCA TTTTGCCCGCCGCCTTCACAAAGTGGTACGTCACCTCCTGTCTGGCCATGAAATCCGATTCGTCCGGTCAGAAGATGGCAGTGGCAAGGGAGCCGCCATGGTGACGGCAGTGGCGTATCGGCTGGCTGCCCAGCATAAGGCCCGCCAGAAGATCCTCCACCCTCTCCGGCTCAGCCAGCAGCAGCTGCTGGAGGTGAAGAGGAGGATGCAGCGAGAGATGGAGCTGGGCCTTGCCCAGAAGACGCACACCGAGGCCACCGTGAAGATGCTGCCCACCTATGTGTGTGCCACTCCGGATGGGACGG AAAAAGGAGACTTCCTGGCCTTGGACCTGGGCGGCACCAACTTCCGGGTGCTTCTGGTGCGCATACGAAATGGGATGCGGCGCAGCGTGGAGATGCACAACAAGATCTACACAATTTCAGAAGATGTTATGCAGGGCACAGGAGAGGAA ctcttcgATCACATCGTCAGTTGCATTTCGGACTTCCTGGAGTACATGGGGATGAAGGGGGCTTCGCTTCCCTTGGGATTTaccttctccttcccttgtcAGCAAAAGAGACTGGATGAG gGCATTCTCCTGCAATGGACCAAGGGCTTCAGCGCTTCTGGCTGCGAAGGAGAAGACGTTGTGGGGCTACTGAAGGAAGCTATCCTCAGAAGAAAG GAGTGTGAACTAGATGTGGCAGCTTTGGTGAATGATACAGTGGGCACCATGATGAGTTGTGGGTATGAAGACCCTTTTTGTGAAGTGGGGCTCATTGTTG GAACTGGCACCAATGCCTGCTACATGGAGGAGCTGAGGAACGTGGAGCTGGTGGCTGGGGACCAAGGCAGGATGTGTGTCAATATGGAGTGGGGGGCCTTTGGGGACAACGGCTGTCTGGATTACCTCTGGACAGAGTTTGATGCCACCGTGGATGAGAACTCCCTCAACCCTGGGAAGCAACG ATTTGAGAAGATGATCAGTGGGATGTACCTGGGAGAAATTGTCCGCAATATCCTGATTGATTTCACCAAGAAAGGACTTCTCTTCCGTGGGAGAATCTCTGAACGGCTAAAAACCAAAGGGATCTTTAAGACCAAGTTCCTGTCTCAAATTGAGAG TGATTGCCTGGCGCTGCTTCAGGTCCGTCACATCCTCCAGGACCTTGGTCTGAAGAGCACCTGTGACGACAGCATCATTGTGAAGGAGGTGTGCACTGTGATCGCTCGACGTGCCGCTCAGCTCTGTGGGGCAGGAGTGGCCGCGGTGGTAGACAAGATCCGAGAGAACCGACATTTGGACTCCCTTAAGGTCACCGTTGGTGTGGATGGCACCCTCTACAAACTGCATCCACA CTTCTCCAAGGTGATGCAGGAAACCGTCAAGCAACTTTCGCCCAAGTGCGAGGTGTCCTTCCTCCAGTCTGAGGACGGCAGCGGGAAGGGGGCGGCCCTTATCGCTGCAGTGGCATGCCGGTTGCGGGAGGTTGGACAGCATTGA
- the HK2 gene encoding hexokinase-2 isoform X3: protein MIASHLLAYLFTELHHDQAQRVDKYLYHLRLSDDTLRDISERFRKEMEKGLGADTNPTASVKMLPTFVRSIPDGTEEGDFLALDLGGTNFRVLRVKVADNGSKKVEMENQIYDIPEELMRGSGMQLFDYIADCLANFMEQLQIKDRKLPLGFTFSFPCHQTKLDESILDTWTKGFKCSGVEGKDVVSLLRTAIKKRGDFEIDVVAVVNDTVGTMMTCGYDDQNCEVGLIIGTGSNACYMEEMRHIETVEGDEGRMCINMEWGAFGDDGSLKDIRTEFDQGIDMGSLNPGKQLFEKMISGLYMGELVRLILVKMAKEKLLFNGKVPDNLRKKGCFETRYVSAIEKEKEGISKARTILQQLGLEPSHEECVATQRVCEIVSTRSASLCGAALAAVLQRLKENRGVNWLRTTVGVDGTVYKKHPHFARRLHKVVRHLLSGHEIRFVRSEDGSGKGAAMVTAVAYRLAAQHKARQKILHPLRLSQQQLLEVKRRMQREMELGLAQKTHTEATVKMLPTYVCATPDGTEKGDFLALDLGGTNFRVLLVRIRNGMRRSVEMHNKIYTISEDVMQGTGEELFDHIVSCISDFLEYMGMKGASLPLGFTFSFPCQQKRLDEGILLQWTKGFSASGCEGEDVVGLLKEAILRRKECELDVAALVNDTVGTMMSCGYEDPFCEVGLIVGTGTNACYMEELRNVELVAGDQGRMCVNMEWGAFGDNGCLDYLWTEFDATVDENSLNPGKQRWI from the exons GTGGACAAGTACCTTTATCACCTGCGGCTTTCGGATGACACCCTCCGTGACATCTCAGAACGGTTCCggaaggaaatggagaagggCCTGGGGGCAGACACCAACCCTACGGCCTCTGTGAAAATGCTGCCAACTTTTGTGAGGTCCATTCCTGATGGAACAG AGGAAGGGGACTTCTTAGCATTGGATCTTGGTGGAACAAATTTCCGGGTGCTAAGAGTCAAAGTGGCAGATAACGGCAGCAAGAAAGTTGAGATGGAAAATCAGATCTATGATATTCCGGAAGAACTGATGAGAGGCAGTGGGATGCAG CTCTTTGACTACATTGCTGACTGTTTGGCTAACTTCATGGAGCAGCTGCAAATAAAGGACAGGAAGCTGCCCCTGGGCTTTACCTTCTCCTTTCCCTGCCACCAGACCAAACTGGACGAA AGCATCTTGGATACGTGGACCAAAGGATTCAAGTGCAGTGGTGTGGAAGGGAAGGACGTGGTTTCGCTTCTACGGACAGCTATAAAGAAGCGAGGG GACTTTGAAATTGACGTTGTAGCTGTGGTGAATGACACCGTTGGGACAATGATGACCTGTGGCTATGACGACCAGAACTGTGAAGTTGGACTTATTATTG GAACTGGGTCAAATGCTTGCTACATGGAGGAGATGCGCCACATAGAGACAGTGGAGGGCGACGAGGGCCGCATGTGCATCAACATGGAGTGGGGAGCTTTCGGAGATGATGGATCCCTCAAGGACATCCGGACAGAGTTTGACCAAGGGATTGACATGGGCTCCCTGAATCCTGGCAAGCAGCT GTTTGAGAAGATGATCAGCGGCCTCTACATGGGAGAGCTGGTCAGGCTCATCCTGGTGAAGATGGCCAAGGAGAAGCTGCTCTTCAACGGGAAGGTCCCCGACAATCTGAGGAAGAAAGGCTGCTTTGAGACCAGATACGTCTCTGCCATCGAAAA GGAGAAAGAAGGCATCTCAAAAGCCCGCACCATCCTGCAGCAGCTGGGCCTGGAGCCTTCCCACGAGGAGTGCGTGGCCACCCAGCGAGTCTGCGAGATTGTCTCCACCCGTTCAGCCAGCCTCTGCGGGGCTGCTCTGGCCGCCGTGCTCCAGCGCCTGAAGGAGAACAGGGGGGTCAACTGGCTGCGCACCACCGTCGGGGTCGATGGCACTGTCTACAAAAAGCACCCCCA TTTTGCCCGCCGCCTTCACAAAGTGGTACGTCACCTCCTGTCTGGCCATGAAATCCGATTCGTCCGGTCAGAAGATGGCAGTGGCAAGGGAGCCGCCATGGTGACGGCAGTGGCGTATCGGCTGGCTGCCCAGCATAAGGCCCGCCAGAAGATCCTCCACCCTCTCCGGCTCAGCCAGCAGCAGCTGCTGGAGGTGAAGAGGAGGATGCAGCGAGAGATGGAGCTGGGCCTTGCCCAGAAGACGCACACCGAGGCCACCGTGAAGATGCTGCCCACCTATGTGTGTGCCACTCCGGATGGGACGG AAAAAGGAGACTTCCTGGCCTTGGACCTGGGCGGCACCAACTTCCGGGTGCTTCTGGTGCGCATACGAAATGGGATGCGGCGCAGCGTGGAGATGCACAACAAGATCTACACAATTTCAGAAGATGTTATGCAGGGCACAGGAGAGGAA ctcttcgATCACATCGTCAGTTGCATTTCGGACTTCCTGGAGTACATGGGGATGAAGGGGGCTTCGCTTCCCTTGGGATTTaccttctccttcccttgtcAGCAAAAGAGACTGGATGAG gGCATTCTCCTGCAATGGACCAAGGGCTTCAGCGCTTCTGGCTGCGAAGGAGAAGACGTTGTGGGGCTACTGAAGGAAGCTATCCTCAGAAGAAAG GAGTGTGAACTAGATGTGGCAGCTTTGGTGAATGATACAGTGGGCACCATGATGAGTTGTGGGTATGAAGACCCTTTTTGTGAAGTGGGGCTCATTGTTG GAACTGGCACCAATGCCTGCTACATGGAGGAGCTGAGGAACGTGGAGCTGGTGGCTGGGGACCAAGGCAGGATGTGTGTCAATATGGAGTGGGGGGCCTTTGGGGACAACGGCTGTCTGGATTACCTCTGGACAGAGTTTGATGCCACCGTGGATGAGAACTCCCTCAACCCTGGGAAGCAACGGTGG ATTTGA